One Legionella hackeliae DNA segment encodes these proteins:
- the cyoB gene encoding cytochrome o ubiquinol oxidase subunit I has translation MLQNLLLGKLTLDAIPFHNPFAMGAGLFMVLAFVGVLTLLTIFKKWYYIWNEWVTSVDHKKIGIMYLILAFVMLLRGFSDALLMRSQQAVAAGNAAGFLTPDHYDQIFTAHGVIMIFFVAMPLIFALLNMIVPLQIGARDVAYPYLNSLSFWLTFVGAMLCNISLVVGQFASTGWLAYPPLSELYYSPDVGVDYYIWSLQISGVGTLLGGINFIATILKMRCEGMTLMKMPVFVWSALCAMILVALAFPVLTVTLALLSLDRMLDMHFFSDFAGGNSMMYINLIWVWGHPEVYILILPVFGIFSEVVATFSQKKLFGYTTMVWAIAMITLLSFLVWLHHFFTMGAGADVNSFFGIATMIIAIPTGVKVFNWLFTMYKGRIIMATPMLWVTAFFTTFAIGGMTGVMMAVPPVDFQTHNSLFLVAHFHNVIIGGVLFGAFAGITYWFPKAFGFRLDETWGKRAFYFWVTGFYCAFMPLYVLGLDGFVRRTNHYANTMYQPYLVFAAMGALLILVGIVFQVIQLIASIKNRHALHDQTGDPWNGRTLEWSVASPAPVYNFAKLPTVQVLDQFWVDKQHHRAEGHINPKEIRYDPIHMPKNTSAGFIIAIFSGIVGFALIWHMLIPGIIGLVGVVSTAIARTFSNDVDYYIDAETVKKTELAHFKELV, from the coding sequence ATGCTTCAAAATTTATTACTCGGCAAATTGACCCTGGATGCTATACCTTTTCACAATCCTTTTGCTATGGGGGCTGGATTGTTTATGGTGCTAGCATTTGTAGGGGTTCTTACCTTATTGACGATATTTAAAAAATGGTACTATATCTGGAACGAATGGGTGACTTCAGTAGATCATAAAAAAATTGGGATTATGTATTTAATCTTAGCGTTTGTAATGTTGCTGCGTGGTTTTTCAGACGCGCTTTTAATGCGCTCACAACAAGCAGTTGCCGCGGGCAATGCCGCGGGATTTTTAACGCCCGATCATTACGATCAGATTTTTACAGCACATGGCGTTATTATGATTTTCTTTGTTGCTATGCCGCTTATTTTCGCCCTTCTGAATATGATAGTCCCTCTACAGATTGGTGCGCGTGATGTGGCTTATCCTTATCTAAATTCACTTAGTTTTTGGCTAACCTTTGTCGGAGCAATGTTGTGCAATATTTCACTAGTGGTGGGGCAGTTTGCCTCAACTGGTTGGCTTGCTTATCCCCCTTTGTCTGAGCTGTATTATAGTCCTGACGTAGGTGTGGATTACTATATCTGGTCCTTACAAATTTCAGGCGTTGGAACCTTGCTTGGAGGAATTAATTTTATTGCGACTATTTTGAAAATGCGATGTGAAGGCATGACTTTAATGAAAATGCCTGTATTTGTTTGGTCTGCCCTGTGCGCCATGATTTTAGTAGCGCTTGCTTTTCCCGTTTTAACGGTGACGCTTGCTCTTTTATCACTCGATCGCATGCTTGATATGCATTTCTTTTCTGATTTCGCCGGTGGAAACAGCATGATGTATATTAATTTAATTTGGGTATGGGGTCACCCAGAGGTATATATCTTAATTTTGCCAGTCTTTGGTATTTTTTCTGAAGTGGTAGCAACTTTCAGTCAAAAGAAATTATTTGGCTACACCACTATGGTATGGGCTATAGCGATGATAACGTTATTATCCTTCCTGGTTTGGCTTCACCATTTTTTTACTATGGGCGCTGGAGCAGATGTAAACTCCTTTTTTGGAATAGCGACTATGATTATTGCCATTCCTACGGGAGTAAAAGTATTTAACTGGTTGTTTACTATGTACAAGGGCCGAATTATCATGGCAACACCCATGCTATGGGTTACGGCCTTTTTTACTACTTTTGCAATAGGTGGTATGACGGGTGTTATGATGGCGGTCCCCCCTGTTGATTTTCAAACGCATAACAGTCTGTTTCTCGTCGCACACTTTCATAATGTGATAATCGGCGGTGTACTTTTTGGTGCCTTTGCTGGAATCACCTATTGGTTTCCCAAAGCCTTTGGTTTTCGTTTGGATGAGACCTGGGGTAAACGCGCTTTTTATTTTTGGGTTACCGGTTTTTATTGCGCCTTCATGCCCTTGTACGTTTTAGGCCTTGATGGATTCGTGCGCCGCACTAATCATTACGCAAACACAATGTATCAACCCTATTTAGTTTTTGCAGCGATGGGTGCCTTGCTCATTTTAGTAGGTATTGTGTTTCAGGTTATTCAGCTCATTGCCAGCATTAAAAATCGTCATGCTCTCCATGACCAAACGGGTGATCCATGGAATGGAAGGACATTGGAGTGGTCGGTTGCATCACCCGCACCCGTATATAATTTTGCTAAATTACCCACCGTACAAGTACTCGACCAGTTTTGGGTAGATAAGCAACATCATCGGGCAGAGGGCCACATTAATCCTAAAGAAATTCGTTACGACCCAATTCATATGCCAAAAAATACATCGGCAGGATTTATTATTGCCATTTTTTCTGGAATTGTAGGATTTGCTCTAATTTGGCATATGCTTATCCCGGGAATTATTGGTTTAGTTGGAGTTGTCTCCACCGCTATTGCTCGGACGTTTTCAAACGACGTTGATTATTATATCGATGCTGAAACAGTCAAAAAAACTGAATTAGCTCACTTTAAGGAGCTCGTGTAA
- a CDS encoding CsbD family protein, whose product MNRDIFEGRWEETKGKMKQFWGWLTDDDLKELEGNQQEIFGKLQKHYGYSKEQAEKAVKDFQRQYWH is encoded by the coding sequence ATGAATAGGGATATTTTTGAAGGTAGATGGGAAGAAACTAAAGGTAAAATGAAACAGTTCTGGGGTTGGTTAACTGATGACGACTTAAAAGAGTTAGAAGGCAACCAACAAGAAATTTTTGGTAAACTCCAAAAACATTACGGCTATTCAAAAGAACAAGCAGAAAAAGCCGTAAAAGATTTTCAACGCCAATATTGGCACTAA
- the asnS gene encoding asparagine--tRNA ligase, with the protein MTAVYTIKQCLEGEVQVDESVTVRGWVKTRRDSKAGLSFISLHDGSCFSPIQIVATNQLENYNSDITKLTSGCSIIAQGKLVTSQGKGQTFEIQAEAIEVVGWVENPDSYPIQAKRHTLEFLREVAHLRPRTNTISAVTRIRHCLAQAIHRFFHERGFFWVHTPIITSSDCEGAGEMFRISTLDLLNLPKTAQGEVDFSKDFFGREAFLTVSGQLNVEAYCLAMSKVYTFGPTFRAENSNTSRHLAEFWMIEPEIAFASLQDICQLSQEMLRFLCKVVLDERADDMNFFNQFVAPGCIERLEHIIKADFEIMSYTDAITALEKADRNFEYPVSWGLDLQSEHERYLAEELCKKPVILTDYPKDIKGFYMRLNDDGRTVAAMDVLAPGIGEIIGGSQREERLDILDKRIDECNLDREYYQWYRDLRRYGSVPHAGFGLGFERLISYVTGVNNVRDVIPFPRTPGHAEY; encoded by the coding sequence ATGACAGCAGTGTATACAATTAAACAATGTTTAGAAGGTGAAGTTCAAGTTGATGAGTCAGTCACTGTACGAGGCTGGGTTAAAACACGTCGAGATTCAAAAGCTGGCCTATCTTTTATTTCTCTCCATGATGGTTCTTGTTTTTCACCAATTCAAATTGTCGCTACAAACCAACTGGAAAATTACAATAGCGATATTACAAAATTAACATCAGGTTGCTCTATAATTGCTCAAGGAAAATTGGTTACCTCCCAAGGAAAGGGTCAAACTTTTGAAATTCAGGCCGAAGCTATCGAGGTTGTGGGATGGGTAGAAAACCCTGATAGTTATCCTATTCAGGCCAAACGCCATACGCTGGAATTTTTGAGAGAAGTAGCACATCTGCGTCCTCGCACGAATACCATTAGTGCCGTTACTCGAATTCGCCACTGTCTGGCACAAGCTATCCATCGTTTTTTCCACGAGCGAGGCTTTTTTTGGGTACACACGCCAATTATCACCTCCAGTGATTGTGAAGGCGCCGGTGAAATGTTCCGTATAAGCACATTAGATCTGTTAAATTTACCTAAAACTGCTCAGGGTGAAGTTGATTTTTCCAAAGACTTCTTCGGTCGCGAAGCTTTTTTGACTGTCTCAGGCCAATTAAACGTGGAAGCCTACTGTTTAGCAATGTCAAAAGTATACACTTTCGGTCCTACTTTCAGAGCGGAAAATTCTAATACCAGTAGACACCTGGCAGAGTTTTGGATGATAGAACCTGAAATTGCGTTTGCCAGTCTCCAAGATATCTGTCAATTAAGTCAGGAAATGCTACGCTTCCTCTGTAAAGTAGTCCTTGATGAACGAGCCGATGATATGAATTTCTTTAATCAATTTGTAGCCCCGGGCTGTATTGAGCGATTAGAGCATATTATTAAAGCTGATTTTGAAATCATGTCTTACACGGATGCCATTACAGCCCTTGAGAAAGCTGATCGAAATTTTGAGTATCCAGTCAGCTGGGGACTCGATTTGCAATCTGAACACGAACGCTACCTCGCAGAAGAGTTGTGTAAAAAACCTGTTATTCTCACCGATTATCCTAAAGACATTAAAGGGTTCTACATGCGTTTGAACGATGACGGTCGCACTGTTGCCGCTATGGATGTTCTAGCACCAGGAATAGGTGAAATTATTGGTGGCAGTCAACGCGAAGAGCGTTTGGACATTTTGGATAAACGAATTGATGAATGCAATTTAGATCGCGAATATTACCAGTGGTATAGAGATTTGCGTCGTTATGGTAGTGTTCCACACGCCGGCTTTGGTTTAGGTTTTGAGCGCTTAATCAGCTATGTTACAGGCGTTAATAATGTTCGTGATGTTATTCCTTTTCCACGTACACCTGGCCATGCTGAATATTAA
- a CDS encoding lipoprotein-releasing ABC transporter permease subunit, with translation MFKPLALYIGLRYTRAKKRNHFVSFISLSSMLGIGLGVMVLITVLSVMNGFDEEIHKRFFGMAPEITVTGKNGKISDWQILEKELRTTPGVKAIAPFVGGQGLLTHEGQVLPIVLTGVDPIQEQTVTHLKDKMLAGDIKDLKNFGIILGKGLADSLGVFIGDKVTIMIPQATVTPAGMVPRFKRFTVVGVFSAGTGFNFDAKLAFINLTDAQKLIQLGKDITGLKMKIANIYNAPAMSDQLAAKLGEEYDVGNWTQQFGAFFQAVKMEKTMMFLILLLIIAVAAFNLVSSLVMVVNDKQAEIAILRTIGATPSKILWIFIVQGMMVGVIGTLLGLIGGLLLAANATAIVNKLQAIFNMQILSSNIYFVDYLPSKILISDLWLVCAMALLMSFLATIYPAWRASKTVIAEALHYE, from the coding sequence ATGTTTAAGCCGCTGGCATTATATATAGGCTTACGCTATACGCGAGCCAAAAAGCGAAATCACTTCGTCTCTTTTATATCGTTAAGTTCCATGTTAGGGATAGGTTTGGGCGTGATGGTGCTAATTACTGTTCTGTCAGTCATGAATGGGTTTGATGAAGAGATACACAAGCGTTTTTTTGGAATGGCGCCTGAAATTACGGTGACTGGTAAAAATGGAAAAATCAGTGACTGGCAAATTCTTGAGAAGGAACTAAGAACTACTCCAGGCGTAAAAGCCATCGCTCCTTTTGTCGGAGGGCAGGGTCTATTAACGCATGAAGGCCAGGTTTTACCGATCGTCCTAACAGGTGTTGATCCTATTCAAGAACAAACAGTTACTCATTTGAAAGATAAGATGCTTGCGGGAGACATTAAAGATCTTAAAAATTTCGGCATTATTCTAGGCAAAGGACTTGCCGATAGTCTAGGTGTATTCATTGGGGATAAAGTTACCATTATGATTCCTCAAGCCACTGTTACTCCAGCTGGAATGGTTCCTCGTTTCAAGCGGTTCACGGTTGTCGGGGTATTTTCTGCGGGAACAGGATTTAACTTCGACGCCAAACTAGCTTTCATCAACCTTACTGATGCTCAGAAGTTAATACAATTGGGTAAAGATATCACTGGCCTTAAGATGAAAATAGCAAATATCTACAATGCACCTGCGATGTCTGATCAGTTAGCCGCTAAATTAGGTGAAGAATATGATGTTGGCAATTGGACTCAACAGTTTGGTGCCTTCTTTCAGGCTGTAAAAATGGAAAAAACAATGATGTTTCTCATCTTGTTGCTAATTATCGCGGTAGCTGCGTTTAATTTGGTTTCTTCATTAGTAATGGTGGTGAATGACAAGCAGGCTGAAATTGCAATTTTAAGAACTATAGGCGCGACACCCTCTAAAATTCTTTGGATATTTATTGTTCAGGGCATGATGGTTGGAGTCATTGGGACGCTTCTTGGTCTTATCGGTGGTTTACTCTTGGCGGCAAATGCCACAGCGATCGTCAATAAATTACAAGCCATATTCAATATGCAGATTTTATCGTCCAATATTTATTTTGTGGATTATCTGCCCTCAAAAATCTTAATCAGTGATCTCTGGCTAGTCTGCGCGATGGCTTTACTGATGAGTTTTCTTGCAACGATTTACCCGGCATGGCGAGCCTCAAAAACTGTCATTGCGGAGGCCTTACATTATGAGTAA
- a CDS encoding pyridoxine/pyridoxamine 5'-phosphate oxidase, whose protein sequence is MPFKKMNEWFAKEKELGVEVNSVVLATVSPEGRPHNRVVAIREIKNDSLIFFTQRETRKVADLLKNPAAAMDFFLVLQQRQVVLEGVAKPLTYEENEQYWNDLPRERQLRFSTYAPSSGQPITSLSELDERKKELEALFANKAVPMSDFYQGFRFIPDTFLFYSVGSTSFSEAIKFTKNNNDWHEQLLSP, encoded by the coding sequence ATGCCTTTTAAGAAAATGAATGAGTGGTTCGCTAAGGAAAAGGAATTGGGGGTTGAGGTAAACAGTGTTGTTTTGGCGACGGTCTCGCCAGAGGGACGTCCTCACAATCGGGTTGTTGCTATTCGTGAAATCAAAAATGACTCACTCATTTTCTTTACCCAACGAGAAACGCGAAAAGTTGCTGATTTGCTGAAGAATCCTGCAGCTGCAATGGATTTCTTTTTAGTGTTGCAACAACGCCAGGTCGTTTTAGAAGGGGTCGCCAAACCACTGACCTATGAAGAAAATGAGCAATATTGGAATGATTTGCCAAGAGAGAGACAACTGCGCTTTTCAACCTATGCCCCCAGTTCTGGACAACCCATCACCAGTCTAAGTGAATTGGATGAAAGGAAAAAAGAGCTCGAAGCATTATTTGCTAACAAAGCTGTACCAATGAGCGATTTTTATCAAGGATTTCGCTTTATACCAGATACGTTTCTTTTTTACTCAGTTGGCTCAACCTCGTTTTCAGAAGCCATAAAATTTACAAAGAACAATAACGATTGGCACGAGCAACTTCTATCTCCATAG
- the lolD gene encoding lipoprotein-releasing ABC transporter ATP-binding protein LolD → MSNPILYCQNLTKSYHDGTNSVEVLRGVNLMIQPGERIAIVGPSGSGKSTLLHLLGGLDKASGGEVLVENINWQSLSEKQRCELRNRQLGFVYQFHHLLPEFTALENVSMPLLLGNKSIAEAQTQAENILQQVGLAKRLHHKPAQLSGGERQRVAIARALVHQPRCVLADEPTGNLDHATALKIFELMLALNENLNTALVIVTHDMQLAEKMDKIITIQDGLLLS, encoded by the coding sequence ATGAGTAACCCTATTTTATATTGTCAAAATCTGACTAAATCTTACCATGATGGCACGAATTCAGTTGAGGTATTAAGAGGTGTAAATCTCATGATACAGCCAGGAGAGCGAATCGCGATTGTTGGTCCCTCGGGGTCTGGGAAAAGCACGCTTTTGCACCTCTTAGGTGGCTTGGATAAAGCATCTGGCGGAGAGGTACTGGTTGAAAATATTAATTGGCAAAGTCTTTCTGAGAAGCAGCGTTGCGAATTACGCAACCGACAATTGGGTTTCGTGTATCAATTTCATCATTTATTGCCTGAATTTACTGCATTGGAAAATGTATCCATGCCACTTTTATTGGGTAATAAATCAATTGCTGAGGCGCAAACTCAAGCAGAGAACATTTTGCAACAAGTGGGGCTTGCTAAACGCTTACACCATAAGCCTGCTCAACTGTCTGGAGGTGAAAGACAACGTGTTGCCATTGCCCGCGCTTTAGTTCATCAACCACGATGTGTACTGGCTGATGAACCAACAGGTAATTTGGATCATGCCACTGCATTAAAAATATTCGAGCTGATGTTGGCTTTAAATGAAAATTTAAATACTGCGTTGGTTATTGTGACTCATGATATGCAACTGGCTGAAAAAATGGACAAAATTATAACAATTCAGGATGGTTTGTTATTGAGTTAA
- the cyoD gene encoding cytochrome o ubiquinol oxidase subunit IV has protein sequence MEHHGIKAPDYGTGQKKLGLYLVGFISCSFLTLLSFWLVMSHIFSKTEILTLIFASACIQFLVQVICFLRLSTQTEQGKMNVMTFLFTGVILTSIIVGSLWIMWNLNYYMMH, from the coding sequence ATGGAACATCATGGAATAAAGGCGCCGGATTATGGCACAGGCCAAAAAAAACTGGGGCTTTATTTAGTTGGTTTTATAAGTTGCTCTTTCCTGACGCTGCTCTCATTTTGGCTAGTCATGTCACACATTTTTTCAAAAACAGAAATATTGACACTTATTTTTGCTTCAGCTTGCATTCAATTTTTGGTACAGGTCATTTGCTTCCTTCGCTTGAGCACACAAACAGAGCAAGGAAAAATGAATGTAATGACCTTTCTTTTCACAGGCGTTATTTTGACATCGATTATTGTTGGGTCCTTATGGATTATGTGGAACTTAAACTATTATATGATGCATTAA
- a CDS encoding deoxyribodipyrimidine photo-lyase → MKAAGIGAIYWNRCYEPKNIERGKKIKTTLQGTGIDVFSFNSSLLNAP, encoded by the coding sequence GTGAAAGCAGCCGGAATTGGTGCGATTTATTGGAATCGCTGCTATGAGCCAAAGAATATTGAGCGCGGTAAAAAAATTAAAACAACACTTCAAGGCACTGGAATTGATGTCTTTAGCTTTAATAGCAGCTTATTGAATGCGCCCTGA
- a CDS encoding TraX family protein produces MDSTTKFEEFNSLYPIEISSGTLEALKWLAVISMTIDHFNRFFFQASIYSAYCAGRLAMPLFAFIFAYNLARPEAFERGIYTRVFKRLLFFGVLATPAYIAMRHLQHLWPLNIMFMLFIAAVLFFLFQKKSPLTISLAIFLFFLSGAFVEYSWQGLIFCLSCWFFCRNPSILALIACLFSYFLIDSLNGNHWALASLPLIILATQIELKIPRIPYFFYIYYPGHLTLFWLVSKLI; encoded by the coding sequence TTGGACAGTACCACAAAATTTGAAGAATTTAATAGTCTTTACCCTATCGAAATCAGTAGCGGCACCCTTGAAGCGTTAAAATGGCTGGCTGTCATATCCATGACTATTGATCATTTTAATCGCTTCTTTTTTCAGGCTAGCATTTATTCTGCTTATTGTGCTGGTCGATTGGCCATGCCGCTCTTTGCTTTTATCTTTGCTTACAATCTTGCCCGACCTGAAGCCTTCGAACGTGGCATTTATACTCGAGTATTCAAGAGGCTTCTTTTCTTTGGTGTATTAGCAACCCCTGCGTATATTGCAATGCGCCATTTGCAGCACTTATGGCCTTTAAATATTATGTTCATGCTTTTTATTGCGGCTGTTTTATTTTTTCTCTTTCAGAAGAAGAGCCCTCTTACTATTTCTCTGGCTATTTTTTTATTTTTTTTAAGCGGTGCATTTGTAGAATACAGCTGGCAAGGGTTGATATTTTGCTTAAGCTGTTGGTTTTTTTGTAGAAACCCTTCAATTTTAGCATTGATCGCTTGTCTCTTTTCTTATTTTTTAATTGATAGTTTAAATGGTAATCATTGGGCACTAGCTAGTTTGCCACTGATTATTTTAGCGACACAAATAGAATTAAAAATTCCTCGAATTCCTTATTTCTTCTATATCTATTATCCGGGGCATCTCACATTATTCTGGCTTGTAAGCAAGCTCATTTGA
- a CDS encoding GlcG/HbpS family heme-binding protein: MNRLTLEKANAIIEAGFIESLKLSLKPMSIAILDAGGHLIAFQRQDKAGILRFDIAFAKAYGALGMGIGSRGLALKANEIPDLMEGAINASKGRLIPAPGGVLIVNLDNEIIGAAGASGDTSDNDEHSVISGILSVGLIPKTS; the protein is encoded by the coding sequence ATGAATAGATTAACTCTGGAAAAAGCAAATGCCATTATTGAGGCGGGGTTTATTGAAAGTTTGAAATTATCGCTGAAACCGATGTCTATTGCGATTCTTGACGCGGGTGGACATCTTATTGCGTTCCAACGTCAAGATAAAGCAGGTATTTTGCGGTTTGATATAGCGTTTGCTAAAGCCTATGGTGCTTTGGGCATGGGAATAGGTTCACGAGGTTTGGCACTCAAGGCAAATGAAATTCCTGACTTAATGGAAGGAGCTATCAATGCTTCAAAAGGACGACTTATTCCTGCTCCAGGAGGTGTACTTATCGTCAATCTTGATAATGAAATTATAGGGGCTGCGGGGGCAAGTGGGGATACATCAGACAATGATGAACACTCCGTCATTTCAGGTATTCTATCCGTTGGCTTGATACCAAAAACGAGCTAA
- the cyoC gene encoding cytochrome o ubiquinol oxidase subunit III yields the protein MHNEAILTNIHHHDSDSTDVFGFWIYILTDCILFGCLFATFLVLNNPGHPGPALKNYVNLHDVLIETFLLLISNFTFCLAILNLYRDKSYKVQLWLAITFLLGAGFISMEVTEFIHMANEGFRWDVSGAISSFFTLVGTHGLHVGFGLLWIIIMIVQLPLIRLNQVKRRRMTYLGLFWNFLDIVWIFVFTIVYLMGAI from the coding sequence ATGCACAATGAAGCAATCCTGACTAACATACATCATCATGACAGCGATTCAACGGATGTATTTGGTTTTTGGATTTACATACTGACGGATTGCATTCTATTTGGTTGTTTATTTGCAACCTTTTTAGTGTTAAACAATCCAGGTCACCCAGGGCCTGCGCTTAAAAATTATGTAAATTTACATGATGTACTCATCGAAACATTTCTTTTGCTGATATCTAACTTTACTTTTTGCTTAGCGATTTTAAATTTATATAGGGATAAATCTTACAAAGTTCAACTTTGGCTTGCTATCACCTTCTTGCTTGGTGCTGGCTTTATTTCAATGGAAGTCACTGAGTTTATACATATGGCCAATGAAGGTTTTCGATGGGATGTTAGTGGCGCAATTTCCTCGTTTTTCACTTTAGTAGGTACTCATGGACTGCATGTTGGTTTTGGTTTGTTGTGGATTATTATAATGATTGTCCAGCTTCCCTTGATTAGATTAAATCAAGTAAAGCGACGCCGAATGACCTATTTGGGGTTATTTTGGAATTTTTTAGACATTGTTTGGATTTTTGTATTTACAATTGTATACCTGATGGGGGCTATTTAA
- the cyoA gene encoding ubiquinol oxidase subunit II, producing MVARTRTAMINTNAFHWVSKGIFIILGSLILLSLSGCKEHFIGMLNPKGVIALEQRKLFFDTLALMLIVVLPVIIMSLTFVYHYQVSHRIKDYKPNWSHNFYLEALWWGIPCVIILVLAIMTWKKTHELDPYRPIGGQAQKTLLVQVIALPWKWLFIYPEQNIATVNYLEIPLGQQVEYWITTDNVPMSAFFIPQLGSQIYAMAGMRTRLHLLATEPGVYDGLNTQYNGDGFSDMHFEVHVVEPQTLEQWFTEVKKSPNGLTDASYNQLLYPSIADKPKLFSGVQNDLFNKVVMTYMESIGRTHPRENTVKFHKE from the coding sequence ATGGTCGCAAGGACGCGAACTGCTATGATTAATACAAATGCCTTTCATTGGGTCTCAAAAGGTATATTCATCATTTTAGGCTCTCTAATACTGCTTTCTTTAAGTGGTTGTAAAGAGCATTTTATAGGGATGCTTAACCCCAAGGGTGTCATTGCTTTAGAGCAGCGTAAGTTGTTTTTTGACACGTTGGCTTTAATGTTGATAGTAGTATTACCTGTTATCATCATGAGCCTTACCTTTGTTTATCACTATCAAGTATCACACCGTATCAAGGATTATAAGCCGAATTGGAGCCATAATTTTTATTTAGAAGCATTATGGTGGGGTATTCCTTGTGTGATTATATTGGTTTTGGCCATTATGACATGGAAAAAGACGCATGAATTGGATCCCTATCGACCTATTGGAGGCCAAGCTCAAAAAACCTTGTTAGTCCAAGTGATCGCTTTGCCCTGGAAATGGCTATTTATCTATCCAGAACAAAATATTGCAACAGTGAATTATCTTGAGATTCCATTAGGACAGCAGGTGGAGTATTGGATAACAACAGATAATGTCCCAATGAGCGCCTTTTTTATACCGCAGCTAGGAAGTCAGATTTATGCCATGGCTGGAATGCGAACCCGGTTGCATCTTTTAGCAACTGAACCGGGCGTTTATGACGGTTTAAACACGCAATACAATGGAGATGGATTTTCAGACATGCATTTTGAAGTCCATGTTGTTGAGCCACAAACACTAGAACAATGGTTTACAGAAGTAAAAAAATCGCCTAATGGGTTGACAGATGCATCTTACAATCAGTTGTTATACCCATCGATTGCTGATAAACCAAAACTATTCTCGGGCGTGCAAAATGACCTCTTCAACAAAGTAGTCATGACCTATATGGAAAGTATAGGTCGGACGCACCCACGTGAAAATACCGTTAAATTCCATAAGGAATAG
- a CDS encoding YbdK family carboxylate-amine ligase codes for MKKLPFKKSNIGSIGVELELQLIDPKSFYLISRAKDLIRSISESQYKEIIKPEITQSMIEINSSIHHSATELLDELFQLKSFLLQQATELNVAICGGGTHPYLKWSLQKIFPTPRYKKVSSKFRYLSKRSTVFGQHIHVGCSNSEDALYLTHALARYTPHFITIAASSPFYQGADTGYASSRSNVFNSFPQSGHIPYLLNWTEFSEYYYKMRKLGIIVSMKDFYWDIRPKPEYGTVEVRVCDTPLTIHKAVDLAAYIQALALYLLEERPLTINKDLYYLYTHNRFQASRYGFEGLVINPSTLKQISIAEDILATIKTLEAYTASLNNQLYMERLAVDVANKRNDTLLLRQLFKEIGRLPKVVGAQCEIWRESLLKGNF; via the coding sequence ATGAAAAAACTACCATTTAAAAAATCAAACATTGGTTCTATCGGTGTTGAGCTTGAATTACAGCTAATAGATCCAAAATCCTTCTACTTGATTTCACGAGCAAAAGATCTCATCCGAAGCATCAGTGAGAGCCAGTATAAGGAAATCATTAAACCCGAAATTACCCAAAGTATGATTGAAATTAATTCATCTATTCATCACTCCGCCACCGAACTATTAGATGAACTTTTTCAGCTTAAATCTTTTTTACTGCAGCAGGCAACCGAATTAAATGTTGCTATTTGCGGTGGAGGGACACATCCATATCTAAAATGGAGTCTGCAAAAAATCTTTCCCACACCTCGCTACAAAAAGGTGTCCAGTAAATTCAGATATCTCTCAAAACGTTCTACGGTATTCGGCCAACATATTCATGTTGGTTGTAGCAACTCTGAGGATGCACTTTATCTTACTCATGCACTGGCACGTTACACACCCCATTTTATTACAATTGCAGCATCTTCTCCGTTTTATCAGGGGGCTGATACGGGTTACGCATCTTCTCGGTCCAATGTTTTTAACTCTTTTCCACAGAGTGGGCATATTCCTTATTTGTTAAACTGGACTGAATTTTCTGAGTACTATTACAAAATGCGCAAATTAGGCATTATCGTCAGTATGAAGGATTTCTACTGGGACATTCGCCCAAAACCTGAATATGGTACTGTGGAAGTTCGAGTCTGTGATACCCCTTTAACCATTCATAAAGCAGTTGATTTGGCAGCTTATATACAAGCTTTAGCCCTTTATCTACTGGAAGAACGACCTCTAACCATTAACAAAGATTTATACTATCTTTATACTCACAACCGCTTTCAAGCGAGTCGTTATGGTTTTGAAGGGCTTGTTATAAACCCCTCCACGTTAAAACAAATCTCCATTGCCGAGGATATTCTTGCAACAATTAAAACTCTTGAGGCTTATACGGCAAGTTTAAATAATCAACTTTATATGGAGCGTTTAGCAGTTGATGTTGCTAATAAAAGGAATGACACTCTTTTATTACGACAACTCTTTAAAGAAATCGGCCGTCTCCCCAAAGTGGTAGGGGCACAGTGTGAAATATGGAGAGAATCTCTCTTAAAAGGTAATTTTTAG